In Paroedura picta isolate Pp20150507F chromosome 1, Ppicta_v3.0, whole genome shotgun sequence, the following are encoded in one genomic region:
- the GTF3C6 gene encoding general transcription factor 3C polypeptide 6 isoform X1 — protein MEAAAAAEALPEGVAGEVEEQLVMVELSGIIDSDFLEKCENRCKILGIDTERPILQVDRYVFAGEYEDTLGTCVVFEENHDHVDAEGNQKLELKYKYHTMKKLNMTRTLLSEKKEGEENTGGGVEWLELKDKDFPYSRPNMICNFLYEKEEEMAESQGKLAEESEGEASDKANFEENFEPEIQPSVEIDDSVQNLDNTSPEAVDSPSLNIQDTTLNDSSC, from the exons GAACAACTAGTCATGGTAGAACTGTCAGGTATAATTGATTCGGATTTTCTGGAGAAATGTGAGAACAGATGCAAGATTTTG GGAATAGATACAGAGAGGCCCATTTTGCAAGTAGACAGATATGTCTTTGCTGGGGAGTATGAAG ATACCCTTGGTACCTGTGTGGTGTTTGAAGAAAACCACGATCATG TAGATGCAGAAGGAAACCAAAAATTAGAGCTAAAATACAAGTACCACACAATGAAGAAACTGAATATGACACGGACACTCCTCAgtgagaaaaaggaaggagaagaaaacacAG GTGGCGGAGTGGAATGGCTAGAGCTTAAGGACAAAGATTTCCCATATAGCAGACCGAACATGATCTGCAATTTTTTgtatgaaaaagaagaggagatggCTGAGTCTCAAGGCAAACTGGCTGAAGAATCTGAAGGAGAAGCCAGTGACAAAGCAAACTTTGAGGAGAACTTTGAACCTGAGATTCAGCCTAGTGTTGAAATTGACGACTCTGTCCAGAACTTGGATAACACTAGCCCTGAAGCAGTGGATTCTCCTTCCTTGAATATTCAGGATACTACCTTAAATGATTCTTCTTGTTGA
- the GTF3C6 gene encoding general transcription factor 3C polypeptide 6 isoform X2 encodes MEAAAAAEALPEGVAGEVEEQLVMVELSGIIDSDFLEKCENRCKILGIDTERPILQVDRYVFAGEYEDTLGTCVVFEENHDHDAEGNQKLELKYKYHTMKKLNMTRTLLSEKKEGEENTGGGVEWLELKDKDFPYSRPNMICNFLYEKEEEMAESQGKLAEESEGEASDKANFEENFEPEIQPSVEIDDSVQNLDNTSPEAVDSPSLNIQDTTLNDSSC; translated from the exons GAACAACTAGTCATGGTAGAACTGTCAGGTATAATTGATTCGGATTTTCTGGAGAAATGTGAGAACAGATGCAAGATTTTG GGAATAGATACAGAGAGGCCCATTTTGCAAGTAGACAGATATGTCTTTGCTGGGGAGTATGAAG ATACCCTTGGTACCTGTGTGGTGTTTGAAGAAAACCACGATCATG ATGCAGAAGGAAACCAAAAATTAGAGCTAAAATACAAGTACCACACAATGAAGAAACTGAATATGACACGGACACTCCTCAgtgagaaaaaggaaggagaagaaaacacAG GTGGCGGAGTGGAATGGCTAGAGCTTAAGGACAAAGATTTCCCATATAGCAGACCGAACATGATCTGCAATTTTTTgtatgaaaaagaagaggagatggCTGAGTCTCAAGGCAAACTGGCTGAAGAATCTGAAGGAGAAGCCAGTGACAAAGCAAACTTTGAGGAGAACTTTGAACCTGAGATTCAGCCTAGTGTTGAAATTGACGACTCTGTCCAGAACTTGGATAACACTAGCCCTGAAGCAGTGGATTCTCCTTCCTTGAATATTCAGGATACTACCTTAAATGATTCTTCTTGTTGA
- the GTF3C6 gene encoding general transcription factor 3C polypeptide 6 isoform X3 — MVELSGIIDSDFLEKCENRCKILGIDTERPILQVDRYVFAGEYEDTLGTCVVFEENHDHVDAEGNQKLELKYKYHTMKKLNMTRTLLSEKKEGEENTGGGVEWLELKDKDFPYSRPNMICNFLYEKEEEMAESQGKLAEESEGEASDKANFEENFEPEIQPSVEIDDSVQNLDNTSPEAVDSPSLNIQDTTLNDSSC, encoded by the exons ATGGTAGAACTGTCAGGTATAATTGATTCGGATTTTCTGGAGAAATGTGAGAACAGATGCAAGATTTTG GGAATAGATACAGAGAGGCCCATTTTGCAAGTAGACAGATATGTCTTTGCTGGGGAGTATGAAG ATACCCTTGGTACCTGTGTGGTGTTTGAAGAAAACCACGATCATG TAGATGCAGAAGGAAACCAAAAATTAGAGCTAAAATACAAGTACCACACAATGAAGAAACTGAATATGACACGGACACTCCTCAgtgagaaaaaggaaggagaagaaaacacAG GTGGCGGAGTGGAATGGCTAGAGCTTAAGGACAAAGATTTCCCATATAGCAGACCGAACATGATCTGCAATTTTTTgtatgaaaaagaagaggagatggCTGAGTCTCAAGGCAAACTGGCTGAAGAATCTGAAGGAGAAGCCAGTGACAAAGCAAACTTTGAGGAGAACTTTGAACCTGAGATTCAGCCTAGTGTTGAAATTGACGACTCTGTCCAGAACTTGGATAACACTAGCCCTGAAGCAGTGGATTCTCCTTCCTTGAATATTCAGGATACTACCTTAAATGATTCTTCTTGTTGA